A single window of Leptolyngbya ohadii IS1 DNA harbors:
- a CDS encoding gamma-glutamyltransferase family protein produces the protein MNLTEYPYSSGRRVIMGCNYAAATSQPLATLAGMEMFWAGGNAVDAAIAMAIALTVVEPTSNGIGSDAFALVWDGQLHGLNASGRSPQNLTIDRFEGMTQVPDLGWLPVTVPGAVSAWRTLWEKWGKLPFEQLFAPAIRYAESGFPVSPETARAWVWTESLFANATQPEFQPFKQTFLPKGRSPYAGEIWGSRAHGATLREIAATGGENFYRGKLAERMAAFAADTGGLLTQDDLANHRADWVQPISTDYRGMTLWEIPPNGQGIAALMALNILEGFDLSKYPRDSVESFHRQIESMKLAFADVHEHVSDIETMKISPNELLDKNYAARRRQLIGDRAIFAEADLPKGGTVYLAAADQDLMVSFIQSNYMGFGSGILVPETGIALHNRGRGFTLKPGHANQVAPGKRPFHTIIPGFLTQGNQAIGPIGVMGAHMQPQGHLQMMVNLWDYGMNPQAALDAPRWQFTNGKTVLLEQGVARSVVLGLSDRGHDIHLTAEGRSFGKGQMILRQEGVLVAASEPRADGLALAG, from the coding sequence ATGAATCTGACGGAATATCCCTACTCTTCGGGTCGGCGTGTGATTATGGGCTGCAACTACGCAGCGGCAACCAGTCAGCCTTTAGCAACGCTGGCGGGCATGGAAATGTTTTGGGCAGGCGGTAACGCAGTCGATGCGGCAATTGCAATGGCGATCGCGCTGACGGTGGTTGAACCGACTTCAAACGGAATAGGTTCCGATGCCTTTGCGCTGGTGTGGGACGGGCAGCTTCACGGGTTAAATGCGTCGGGCAGAAGCCCACAGAACCTGACGATCGATCGGTTTGAGGGGATGACGCAGGTGCCCGATCTGGGCTGGTTGCCTGTAACGGTACCGGGAGCGGTGTCGGCGTGGAGAACGCTGTGGGAGAAGTGGGGAAAACTGCCGTTTGAGCAGCTTTTTGCGCCTGCTATTCGCTATGCGGAGTCGGGCTTTCCCGTGTCGCCGGAAACAGCTCGTGCCTGGGTATGGACGGAATCGCTGTTTGCCAATGCGACGCAGCCAGAATTTCAGCCGTTTAAGCAAACATTTTTACCGAAAGGACGATCGCCCTACGCTGGAGAAATTTGGGGCAGTCGGGCGCATGGGGCAACGCTGCGGGAAATTGCGGCAACGGGGGGAGAGAACTTTTATCGCGGTAAGCTGGCGGAACGGATGGCGGCATTTGCTGCGGATACGGGCGGTTTACTGACGCAGGATGATCTGGCAAACCATCGGGCGGATTGGGTACAGCCAATTTCAACCGATTATCGGGGCATGACGCTCTGGGAAATTCCGCCAAACGGACAGGGAATTGCAGCACTGATGGCGCTGAACATTCTGGAGGGATTTGATCTTTCCAAATATCCGCGTGATTCCGTTGAAAGTTTCCATCGCCAAATCGAATCGATGAAGCTGGCGTTTGCCGATGTGCATGAACACGTCAGCGATATTGAAACAATGAAGATTTCGCCGAATGAACTGCTAGATAAAAACTATGCGGCGCGGCGGCGGCAGCTGATTGGCGATCGGGCAATTTTTGCAGAGGCGGATCTGCCCAAGGGCGGCACAGTCTATCTGGCAGCGGCAGATCAGGATCTCATGGTGTCCTTTATCCAGTCGAACTATATGGGCTTTGGCAGCGGTATTCTGGTTCCGGAAACGGGAATTGCGCTGCACAATCGCGGCAGAGGTTTTACGCTCAAACCCGGACACGCCAATCAGGTGGCTCCCGGCAAGCGTCCTTTCCACACCATTATTCCCGGCTTCCTGACGCAGGGCAATCAGGCGATCGGACCCATTGGCGTGATGGGGGCACATATGCAGCCCCAGGGACATCTGCAAATGATGGTGAATCTGTGGGACTACGGCATGAATCCCCAGGCGGCTCTAGACGCTCCCCGCTGGCAGTTTACGAACGGCAAGACGGTCTTGCTAGAACAGGGGGTCGCCCGATCGGTGGTGCTGGGTTTGAGCGATCGAGGTCATGACATTCACCTGACTGCCGAGGGCAGAAGTTTTGGCAAAGGGCAGATGATTTTACGGCAGGAGGGTGTGCTGGTCGCTGCTTCGGAGCCGCGTGCAGATGGCTTGGCGTTAGCGGGGTGA
- a CDS encoding CoA-binding protein produces MNDPLMDEALRQILTQTRTIAVVGHSNRPDRPSYQIANFLRQAGYRVYAVNPAVTEIDGQPCYPDLKAVPETIDLVNVFRRSEFLPEIVQEAIEVGAKTIWAQLGIAHPGAAQVAGDRGLNCIMDACIKIEYLRLGIDR; encoded by the coding sequence ATGAACGACCCTTTAATGGATGAAGCCCTGCGGCAAATTCTCACCCAAACCCGCACAATTGCCGTTGTAGGGCATTCCAATCGCCCCGATCGTCCCAGCTATCAGATTGCGAATTTTCTGCGGCAGGCGGGCTATCGTGTCTATGCGGTAAATCCGGCAGTGACGGAAATTGACGGGCAACCCTGCTATCCCGATCTAAAGGCGGTTCCGGAGACGATCGATCTGGTGAATGTGTTTCGCCGATCGGAATTTCTGCCGGAGATTGTGCAGGAAGCGATCGAGGTGGGCGCAAAAACAATCTGGGCACAGTTGGGGATTGCCCATCCGGGCGCGGCTCAGGTGGCAGGCGATCGGGGCTTAAACTGCATCATGGATGCCTGTATCAAAATTGAATATCTGCGCCTGGGCATCGATCGATAA
- a CDS encoding alpha/beta hydrolase family protein, translating into MKTFHDLMDLMPQNAEVGEKQSDGYRPVKLTFNETVIHCRYYEGKTEGQNDEAKVTQGVIWVGGVGGDWDSPAQQLYPRLAQVLAKSGVSSLRVRYRQPTQLGQSVMDVLVGIRFLQDQGIETIALVGHSFGGAVVIQVAAETLAVRTVVALASQSYGTDSVPELATRCSLLLLHGTEDRVLPFACSEQIYARALEPKQLILYPDAGHNLDEAADEIESTVQKWLVEQLNREEDSF; encoded by the coding sequence ATGAAGACATTTCACGATTTAATGGATTTAATGCCGCAAAATGCGGAAGTTGGCGAGAAGCAGTCCGATGGCTATCGTCCCGTTAAGCTTACGTTCAATGAAACGGTGATTCATTGCCGTTATTACGAAGGAAAAACAGAAGGACAGAACGACGAAGCTAAAGTCACTCAGGGAGTAATCTGGGTTGGTGGTGTGGGCGGTGATTGGGACAGTCCGGCACAGCAGCTCTACCCTCGACTGGCACAGGTTCTTGCCAAGTCCGGAGTCTCTTCGCTGCGGGTGCGCTATCGTCAGCCTACGCAATTGGGACAGTCCGTTATGGATGTATTGGTAGGAATCCGCTTTTTGCAGGATCAGGGCATTGAGACGATCGCCCTCGTCGGACATTCCTTTGGCGGGGCAGTGGTAATTCAGGTGGCTGCGGAAACCCTGGCGGTTAGAACGGTGGTTGCTCTAGCTTCCCAGTCCTACGGCACGGATTCGGTTCCTGAACTGGCAACTCGATGCTCTCTGCTGCTGCTCCACGGGACAGAGGATCGGGTGCTGCCATTCGCCTGCTCCGAGCAAATCTACGCTCGTGCCCTTGAACCCAAGCAGCTGATTCTTTACCCCGACGCAGGACATAACTTAGATGAAGCTGCGGATGAAATAGAATCCACCGTGCAGAAATGGTTGGTGGAACAGCTCAACCGGGAAGAGGACAGCTTCTAA
- a CDS encoding pentapeptide repeat-containing protein has protein sequence MDTVEFLKRYESGDRNFANVDLSGANLSDQVLTGVNFAGANLSNAKFNRSQLEQVNFSHATLNRADLTDANLSEADLTEADLTAALLIRANITNTTLSKTVLRWASLSQVTPADIDLSSAILDKTVLPNGSPLER, from the coding sequence ATGGATACTGTTGAATTCCTGAAACGCTACGAATCAGGCGATCGTAACTTTGCCAATGTGGATCTTTCCGGCGCAAACCTCTCAGATCAAGTGCTGACCGGAGTGAACTTTGCCGGGGCAAACCTGAGCAATGCCAAGTTTAATCGATCGCAGCTAGAGCAGGTAAACTTTAGCCATGCCACCCTGAACCGGGCTGACCTCACCGATGCCAACCTGAGCGAAGCCGACTTAACAGAAGCAGATTTGACCGCCGCCCTGCTGATTCGTGCCAACATCACCAATACAACTCTCAGTAAAACCGTCCTTAGATGGGCATCCCTGAGCCAGGTAACACCCGCTGACATTGATCTGAGCAGTGCAATTTTGGATAAAACTGTCCTGCCCAACGGTTCACCGCTTGAGCGATAG
- a CDS encoding type I polyketide synthase, with amino-acid sequence MPETSSATLTPTQRALLAIQQLQAKLDALEQSQHEPIAIIGMGCRFPGADTPEDFWKLLRSRTDAITPVPDDRWQTDDLYSADPQAPGRLYTREGGFVPHLYDFDAPFFRIAPREASSLDPQQRLLLEVGWEALESAGLSADSLIGTQGGVFVGICSIDYWQQLLSRDRTQIDAYLTTGNTHSTASGRLAYLLGWTGPSLSIDTACASSLTAVHLACQSLRQGECSIALAGGVNRILSPETSINFSKARMLSPDDRCKSFDAAANGFVRAEGCGLVVLKRYRDAVAAGDRIEAVILGSATNHDGRTSGLTVPNGVAQQAVIRQALANSKIEPHQVSYLEAHGTGTAIGDPIEVNAIGQVFGRNPSENLGENRSAEGGSAERSTPLWLGSVKTNIGHLEAAAGIAGLIKTVVALQHQEIPPNLHFQTPNPDIDWQQLPVKVPIDPVAWTPQEQRRIAGISAFGFNGSNAHVILADPPARDSALPAAMPFHCLFTLSARTEAALRQLVDRYLIHLTHHSEPSIADICFTAYNGRSHFSQRLAIITNSLADLQAKLTAWRSGQFVEDLFQSGVVIKHSGTRSIDQAAQQYVQGEMIDWQAIDSGQRQKVVLPFYPFQRQRYQG; translated from the coding sequence ATGCCTGAAACATCGTCCGCAACCCTCACTCCAACCCAGCGTGCCCTCCTCGCGATCCAGCAGCTTCAAGCCAAACTCGATGCCCTGGAGCAGTCACAGCACGAGCCGATCGCCATTATTGGCATGGGCTGTCGATTTCCCGGCGCAGATACCCCGGAGGACTTCTGGAAACTGCTGCGAAGCCGCACCGATGCCATTACCCCCGTGCCGGACGATCGCTGGCAGACAGACGATTTGTACAGCGCTGATCCGCAGGCTCCCGGCAGGCTCTACACCCGTGAGGGTGGTTTTGTGCCCCACCTGTACGACTTTGACGCGCCCTTCTTCCGAATTGCCCCCCGCGAAGCAAGCAGTCTTGACCCACAGCAGCGGCTTTTGCTGGAGGTGGGCTGGGAGGCACTGGAGTCTGCTGGACTTTCTGCGGATAGTTTAATTGGCACTCAGGGCGGCGTGTTTGTCGGCATTTGCAGCATCGACTACTGGCAGCAGCTACTCAGCCGCGATCGCACCCAGATTGATGCCTATCTCACAACCGGGAACACCCACAGCACCGCATCCGGGAGGCTTGCCTATCTACTGGGCTGGACGGGTCCCAGTTTGTCGATCGATACCGCCTGTGCTTCTTCCCTTACGGCAGTTCATCTTGCTTGTCAGAGCTTACGGCAGGGAGAATGTTCGATCGCGTTGGCAGGTGGCGTGAATCGAATTCTGAGTCCAGAAACCAGCATTAACTTCTCGAAGGCGAGAATGCTTTCCCCAGACGATCGCTGCAAAAGTTTTGATGCGGCAGCAAATGGGTTTGTGCGGGCGGAGGGCTGCGGTCTAGTGGTTTTAAAGCGATATCGGGATGCAGTGGCGGCAGGCGATCGGATTGAGGCAGTCATTCTGGGCTCGGCAACCAATCACGATGGGCGGACGAGCGGTTTAACCGTTCCAAATGGAGTCGCCCAGCAGGCAGTGATCCGGCAGGCGTTAGCCAACAGCAAAATCGAACCGCATCAGGTCAGTTACTTGGAGGCACATGGGACGGGCACGGCGATCGGTGATCCAATTGAGGTGAATGCGATCGGGCAGGTATTTGGCAGAAATCCTAGCGAGAATCTTGGCGAGAATCGATCCGCCGAAGGCGGCAGCGCAGAGCGATCGACTCCTCTCTGGCTCGGTTCCGTTAAAACGAATATCGGACATCTGGAAGCCGCCGCTGGCATTGCCGGATTAATTAAAACCGTTGTGGCACTTCAGCATCAGGAAATTCCGCCGAACCTGCATTTTCAAACGCCGAATCCGGACATTGACTGGCAGCAGCTCCCGGTGAAAGTGCCGATCGATCCGGTGGCATGGACACCCCAGGAACAGCGGAGAATTGCCGGAATCAGCGCCTTTGGGTTTAACGGCAGCAATGCCCATGTCATCCTTGCCGATCCGCCTGCTCGCGATTCTGCCCTGCCTGCTGCGATGCCGTTCCATTGCCTGTTCACCCTTTCTGCCCGAACGGAAGCCGCTCTGCGTCAACTGGTCGATCGCTATCTGATTCATTTGACTCATCATTCCGAACCGTCGATTGCCGATATTTGCTTTACTGCCTACAACGGACGATCGCATTTCTCTCAGCGGCTAGCGATTATCACAAATTCTCTCGCTGATCTTCAAGCAAAACTGACGGCATGGCGATCCGGTCAATTCGTCGAGGATTTATTTCAGAGCGGTGTAGTCATCAAACACTCCGGAACGCGATCGATCGATCAAGCCGCGCAGCAGTACGTTCAGGGAGAAATGATCGATTGGCAGGCGATCGATTCTGGGCAGCGTCAGAAGGTGGTGTTGCCGTTTTATCCGTTTCAGCGTCAGCGATATCAGGGTTAG
- a CDS encoding orange carotenoid protein N-terminal domain-containing protein yields the protein MTFTADQQTNQALQMFQGFDADTQLALLWYGYLDLKDQLTPTTDPSQHAISRSLVDQIQSLSQEEQLEAQRNIIRCADTDICHAYSALSSSAKISFWLQLAQAMEQGSVIQVPSDYQLPSETDRFSELIKNLDFEQRINFTRSAVVAMGAQPIDA from the coding sequence ATGACGTTCACAGCCGATCAGCAAACCAATCAAGCATTACAAATGTTCCAGGGCTTTGACGCAGATACTCAGCTCGCACTGCTCTGGTATGGCTATCTTGACCTCAAAGATCAGCTCACCCCCACAACCGATCCGTCGCAGCACGCCATTTCCCGATCGCTGGTAGACCAGATCCAATCCCTTTCCCAGGAAGAGCAGCTTGAAGCACAGCGCAATATTATTCGGTGCGCCGATACGGATATCTGCCATGCCTACAGCGCCCTTAGCTCTAGCGCCAAGATTAGCTTCTGGCTTCAGCTTGCTCAAGCAATGGAACAGGGTTCTGTAATTCAGGTTCCCTCCGATTATCAGCTTCCCTCCGAAACCGATCGCTTTAGCGAACTGATCAAGAATCTCGATTTCGAGCAGCGGATTAACTTTACCCGCAGTGCTGTCGTTGCAATGGGTGCCCAGCCGATCGACGCATAG
- a CDS encoding HPP family protein, translating to MGSERSSLKPLKGANRSLRQRLNWRGELALALMPTLVILSVLGFVEALTQQRLLFASLASSAFLIYLDPQHGTNSVRTLILSHMMAATTGWVLFLFLNGGYASAGIALVVTIVLMILLDVVHPPAVSTALSFALRANNETNLILFALALSVTATLVLLERVTLWILAAHDRSS from the coding sequence ATGGGGTCGGAGCGATCGAGCTTAAAACCTCTCAAGGGGGCAAACCGTTCCCTGCGCCAGCGATTAAATTGGCGGGGAGAGCTTGCCCTAGCCTTAATGCCCACGCTGGTTATTTTGAGTGTTTTGGGATTTGTGGAGGCGTTAACCCAGCAGCGATTGCTTTTTGCTTCTCTGGCATCCAGCGCATTTCTCATTTATCTCGATCCGCAGCACGGCACCAATTCCGTTCGGACGCTGATTCTCTCGCACATGATGGCGGCAACGACGGGCTGGGTGCTGTTTTTGTTCCTGAATGGTGGCTATGCCTCTGCGGGAATTGCTCTGGTTGTGACGATCGTGCTGATGATCTTGCTCGACGTTGTTCATCCGCCTGCCGTTTCAACTGCCCTCAGTTTTGCCCTCCGTGCCAATAACGAAACCAATCTAATTCTGTTTGCCCTGGCACTTTCGGTAACGGCAACGCTGGTTCTTCTGGAGCGTGTCACCCTCTGGATCTTGGCAGCCCACGATCGTTCTTCCTGA
- a CDS encoding amino acid ABC transporter ATP-binding protein, with translation MTTSLTATRAIEFDQVEKNFGSLQVLKGISGYVNRGEVLAVIGSSGCGKSTLLRCLNRLETINGGRIEINGMDVSRPDFSHSQLRQLRAQVGMVFQQFNLFPHLSVMDNLTLAPQEVLKRPKRECVDRAHYYLEEVGLAEKADAYPDELSGGQKQRVAIARALCMEPQVMLFDEPTSALDPELVGEVLEVMQLLAENGMTMVVVTHEIQFARDVAHRVMFMDKGRVAEEGDARAVLTNPQSDRLKMFLRRMRQDQMQTVA, from the coding sequence ATGACAACTAGCCTGACAGCGACTCGCGCAATTGAGTTTGATCAAGTTGAAAAAAACTTTGGCTCCCTTCAAGTTCTCAAAGGCATCAGTGGCTATGTGAATCGCGGTGAAGTTCTTGCGGTCATTGGCTCCTCTGGATGCGGTAAAAGCACGCTGCTCCGCTGTCTAAATCGCCTGGAAACGATCAACGGTGGACGAATTGAAATTAACGGCATGGATGTTTCTCGTCCCGACTTTAGCCACAGTCAGCTTCGTCAGCTGCGAGCGCAGGTGGGCATGGTATTCCAGCAGTTCAACCTGTTTCCCCATCTGAGCGTGATGGATAACCTCACACTGGCTCCCCAGGAAGTGCTGAAGCGCCCGAAGCGGGAATGTGTCGATCGCGCCCACTATTATCTGGAGGAAGTGGGACTGGCGGAAAAAGCAGATGCCTATCCTGATGAACTGTCCGGCGGACAAAAGCAGCGAGTTGCGATTGCACGCGCACTCTGTATGGAGCCTCAGGTGATGCTGTTTGACGAACCGACTTCCGCCCTCGACCCGGAACTGGTGGGAGAAGTGCTGGAGGTCATGCAACTGTTAGCCGAGAATGGCATGACGATGGTGGTGGTGACGCACGAAATCCAGTTTGCCCGCGACGTTGCCCATCGGGTGATGTTTATGGATAAGGGACGGGTGGCAGAAGAAGGGGATGCTAGAGCAGTACTGACTAATCCTCAAAGCGATCGACTTAAGATGTTCCTGCGGCGGATGCGCCAGGATCAAATGCAGACAGTTGCCTGA